The Sediminitomix flava genome includes a window with the following:
- a CDS encoding isoaspartyl peptidase/L-asparaginase family protein: MQNRRSFIKKSLTVGGGLLSSTLFSFSSSIKKEGMKPIMISTWNHGFGANEAGWEYLKEGGSALDAVEYGVRVPEADPKERSVGYGGLPDREGKVTLDACIMDHKHDCGSVAFLQGIKHPISVARLVMENTPHVMLVGEGAKQFALANGFEEEELLIEQSKKDWEKWMETSKYKPVINIENHDTIGALALDADGNLAGACTTSGAAYKMHGRVGDSPIIGAGLFVDGEVGAACATGLGEAVIRTAGSAMVVEYMRMGKSPREACEIAVKRIMNTHKNRMENLQVGFLALNKDGEYGGYGIRSGFNFAVVDKKNGNRMEDAPYKMEW, from the coding sequence ATGCAAAATAGAAGGTCATTTATAAAAAAGTCACTAACAGTAGGTGGAGGGCTTCTTAGCTCAACTCTATTTAGCTTTTCTTCTTCTATAAAGAAAGAGGGTATGAAGCCAATCATGATCTCGACTTGGAACCATGGTTTTGGAGCCAATGAAGCAGGTTGGGAATATCTTAAAGAAGGAGGAAGTGCTCTTGATGCCGTTGAATACGGAGTAAGAGTACCCGAAGCTGACCCTAAAGAACGTAGTGTCGGATACGGAGGCTTACCTGATCGAGAAGGAAAAGTAACCTTAGATGCATGTATTATGGACCACAAACACGATTGTGGAAGTGTCGCTTTTCTTCAAGGTATCAAACATCCTATTTCTGTAGCTCGATTGGTTATGGAAAATACACCTCATGTAATGCTTGTAGGAGAAGGTGCAAAACAATTTGCTTTAGCCAACGGCTTCGAGGAAGAAGAACTCCTTATTGAGCAATCTAAAAAGGACTGGGAAAAATGGATGGAGACATCAAAATACAAACCAGTTATTAATATAGAGAATCATGATACAATTGGAGCTCTTGCATTAGATGCTGACGGAAATTTGGCTGGAGCATGTACCACTTCGGGTGCTGCCTACAAAATGCATGGTAGAGTTGGAGACTCTCCGATCATAGGTGCAGGTTTGTTTGTAGATGGTGAAGTTGGAGCTGCATGTGCAACCGGTTTAGGTGAAGCCGTAATTCGTACGGCAGGTTCTGCCATGGTTGTCGAATATATGCGTATGGGAAAATCTCCTAGAGAAGCATGTGAAATAGCGGTAAAAAGAATCATGAATACCCATAAAAACCGTATGGAAAATCTTCAAGTAGGATTCTTAGCCTTAAATAAAGACGGAGAATACGGAGGGTATGGCATCAGAAGCGGATTTAACTTTGCTGTAGTAGATAAGAAAAACGGGAATCGAATGGAAGATGCTCCTTACAAAATGGAATGGTAG